A section of the candidate division TA06 bacterium genome encodes:
- a CDS encoding AAA family ATPase, with product MPVPRPRLHKLTISNFRCIGPDPIEIELDDIVVLVGPNNSGKSSILRAYEIVMLHGSDEGKLSKDDFPDGVFDPLNIPTIELETVVFDKTAPGERWVRTDAATGEMFVREKWTWTQPGVPKKVGWDNTIGAWHENECPWGAPNVAQAYRPEPIRVDAFQKPEEQAEKVISLLTKAIEERVKELSKKKSEEAGGGLSIYEKLLDTIKQLRISIAADATAAVGDVQTSFASMLGEVFPGYSVIFDPRPEENVDKSIILYKPNPLLKIGPSGGFQSTIDRQGSGTCRTLIWTALRILAERPVGKTATQAGRAHLLLMDEPEICLHPDAIREACRVLYDLPNTKNWQVMITTHSPVFIDLSRDNTSIARVELLANGKVRGTTIYRPQKARLDDDDRTELKLLNLCDPYVSEFFFGGKTILVEGDTEYTAFKHIVAQDRSKYKNIHIVRARGKACLVSLCKVLNQFNKDYAVLHDADREKVISKKTKAERSNSAWSENQKILTVTETGRTTGHIRLLASVPNFEEAFFGEAVTGDKPYSALARLKTDDATFLKISSLLDCLVDFSAAVPDGAKAWASIDELKVAVTAFDGAKPMPASK from the coding sequence ATACCAGTCCCTAGACCAAGATTGCATAAATTAACTATTAGTAATTTTAGATGTATTGGTCCCGATCCTATAGAAATTGAGTTAGATGATATAGTTGTCCTTGTTGGCCCCAACAATTCTGGTAAAAGTTCAATATTACGAGCATATGAAATCGTCATGTTGCACGGTTCTGATGAAGGTAAACTATCGAAAGATGATTTCCCAGATGGCGTATTTGACCCCCTGAATATACCCACGATTGAATTGGAAACTGTTGTTTTTGATAAGACTGCGCCAGGTGAAAGATGGGTGCGTACAGATGCTGCAACTGGTGAAATGTTTGTACGTGAAAAATGGACTTGGACTCAGCCAGGTGTCCCGAAAAAGGTAGGGTGGGATAATACCATAGGGGCATGGCATGAGAATGAATGTCCTTGGGGTGCACCTAATGTTGCCCAAGCATATCGCCCAGAACCTATTCGTGTTGATGCTTTTCAAAAACCCGAGGAGCAGGCGGAGAAAGTTATTAGTTTATTGACAAAAGCCATTGAAGAGCGAGTTAAAGAATTAAGTAAGAAAAAATCAGAGGAGGCGGGCGGGGGGCTTTCAATATATGAAAAATTGCTGGATACAATAAAGCAGTTACGCATTTCCATTGCCGCTGATGCAACGGCTGCTGTTGGTGATGTCCAAACCTCGTTTGCCTCCATGCTTGGTGAAGTATTTCCTGGTTATTCTGTGATTTTTGATCCCCGCCCAGAGGAAAATGTTGATAAAAGTATTATTCTATACAAACCTAATCCACTGCTAAAAATTGGCCCATCTGGAGGTTTTCAATCAACAATAGATCGACAAGGTAGTGGCACATGTCGGACTTTGATTTGGACTGCATTACGTATTTTGGCTGAGCGACCTGTTGGTAAAACTGCGACACAAGCTGGAAGGGCGCACCTCCTTCTAATGGATGAGCCTGAAATATGCTTGCACCCGGATGCAATTCGTGAAGCATGTCGTGTGTTGTATGATTTACCAAATACAAAGAACTGGCAGGTAATGATTACGACGCATTCGCCCGTATTTATTGATTTATCCCGTGACAACACATCAATAGCACGTGTTGAGTTACTTGCAAACGGCAAAGTAAGAGGAACAACAATATATCGCCCTCAAAAGGCAAGACTGGATGATGATGATCGTACAGAATTAAAGTTGTTGAATCTCTGTGACCCCTATGTCTCTGAATTTTTCTTCGGTGGTAAAACGATACTTGTTGAAGGTGATACGGAATATACGGCCTTTAAACATATCGTTGCCCAAGATCGATCTAAGTATAAAAATATACATATTGTTAGAGCGCGCGGCAAAGCATGCTTAGTTTCTTTATGTAAAGTTCTTAATCAATTCAATAAAGATTACGCCGTTCTTCATGATGCTGATAGAGAGAAGGTGATATCAAAAAAGACAAAGGCAGAACGTTCTAATTCGGCCTGGTCCGAGAACCAAAAAATACTAACCGTTACGGAAACTGGCCGCACAACCGGGCATATACGATTATTAGCCTCAGTGCCTAATTTTGAAGAGGCTTTCTTTGGTGAGGCGGTAACAGGTGATAAGCCGTATTCTGCATTAGCACGTTTAAAAACTGATGATGCAACATTTCTTAAAATCTCTTCATTGTTGGATTGCCTTGTTGATTTTTCGGCGGCTGTGCCTGACGGCGCTAAAGCCTGGGCATCGATTGATGAACTTAAAGTTGCGGTAACAGCTTTTGATGGTGCCAAACCTATGCCAGCATCAAAGTAA
- a CDS encoding Spy/CpxP family protein refolding chaperone, whose product MKKTLTLAAVLLITAGVALAQCPMGQGEPGGQRIERREIKIMDGDGPRGMGMGRGQWWENPEIAKNLGLTAEQTEKIDQLALKHRKDMVKLEADMKIARMEYQDILEGNATDSEIRKKSGEMKALMNKLHDAKTEHLLELRKVLTAEQQKKLKAEHRGMRRQMKNDPGCCDKE is encoded by the coding sequence ATGAAAAAGACACTTACCCTGGCAGCCGTCCTGCTGATAACCGCCGGCGTGGCCCTGGCCCAGTGTCCCATGGGACAAGGAGAACCGGGCGGACAAAGGATCGAGCGCCGCGAGATCAAGATCATGGACGGAGACGGACCCAGGGGGATGGGAATGGGCCGGGGCCAATGGTGGGAAAACCCTGAGATCGCCAAGAATCTTGGTTTAACAGCCGAGCAAACGGAAAAGATAGATCAGTTGGCTCTTAAACACCGCAAGGACATGGTGAAACTGGAAGCTGATATGAAGATCGCCCGGATGGAATACCAGGACATCCTGGAAGGCAACGCCACCGACAGCGAGATCCGCAAGAAATCCGGAGAGATGAAAGCACTAATGAACAAACTGCATGACGCCAAGACCGAACATTTGCTGGAATTGCGAAAGGTTTTGACCGCCGAGCAGCAGAAGAAGCTGAAGGCTGAGCACCGCGGAATGCGCCGCCAGATGAAGAACGACCCCGGCTGCTGTGATAAAGAATAA
- a CDS encoding restriction endonuclease subunit S: MTETLGRAVVVWWHDLDRWVVPSAAILSHHLPVGWRRTRLGDVVKLVSNAVKVEPSAEYKMAGVRLYGEGVFHRETVRGNEMSAHWISPLIPGALIYNRLFAWRASFAIVPPNLSGCYVSTEFPQFVPDPTRLMPEYLYLWCLTVQTLRAVNAASTGSAAVSRNRFREGFFLDFEMQLPPLPLQHKIVDTWKEARQAAASILVKTEQLERDIEAEFLDAIGIRVGLASPARGALVIPWSKLERWDLFYYRSDFITLEQCLNSIATAALGSVLRFESRGWQRSDFPQGIFRYVEISNVNKADGIVNSRLVSVEEVPSRATTLLHTGDLIISTTRPYLGAIAIVPGEYDHCVCSSGFALCTGSKGDKLLLQFVLEFLKSPAGLKQMERRMTGGLYPAITQDELEQIRIPVPPLSTQRQILERIGKRREKINTLKAEAKRRSEAAKEDVEAMILGVK, from the coding sequence ATGACGGAAACACTTGGACGTGCTGTTGTAGTATGGTGGCACGATCTTGACCGTTGGGTAGTTCCCAGTGCTGCGATACTATCGCATCATTTACCAGTTGGTTGGAGGCGTACCCGCTTGGGCGACGTGGTGAAACTTGTATCCAATGCTGTGAAAGTAGAGCCATCTGCCGAATATAAAATGGCTGGTGTGAGATTGTATGGCGAAGGGGTATTCCATAGGGAAACAGTCCGTGGTAATGAAATGAGTGCCCATTGGATTTCCCCACTTATCCCCGGTGCTCTGATCTATAACCGGCTTTTTGCTTGGAGAGCATCTTTTGCCATAGTTCCTCCTAATCTATCTGGTTGTTATGTTTCGACAGAGTTCCCTCAATTCGTGCCAGATCCGACAAGGTTGATGCCGGAATATCTTTATCTTTGGTGTCTTACTGTCCAAACCCTCCGTGCAGTAAATGCAGCGTCTACCGGTTCTGCAGCAGTTAGTCGTAACCGTTTTAGGGAAGGCTTTTTCCTGGACTTTGAGATGCAACTGCCGCCCCTTCCATTGCAACATAAAATTGTTGATACGTGGAAAGAAGCTCGTCAGGCTGCGGCCTCCATACTTGTGAAGACCGAACAGCTTGAACGAGACATCGAGGCTGAGTTCCTGGATGCCATAGGTATAAGAGTCGGGCTTGCTTCGCCCGCACGAGGGGCTCTCGTCATCCCGTGGTCAAAATTAGAGCGTTGGGATCTATTTTACTATCGGTCTGATTTCATTACTCTTGAACAATGTCTTAATTCAATAGCGACCGCAGCTTTGGGTTCTGTACTCCGATTTGAGTCGAGAGGGTGGCAGCGTTCTGATTTTCCACAGGGTATATTCCGATATGTTGAGATTTCTAACGTAAACAAAGCTGATGGCATAGTGAATTCGCGGCTGGTGTCTGTTGAGGAAGTCCCAAGTCGAGCCACTACATTGCTCCACACAGGAGATCTTATCATTAGCACAACACGACCATATTTGGGTGCGATTGCTATTGTCCCCGGTGAATATGACCATTGCGTCTGCTCAAGTGGTTTTGCTTTATGTACAGGGTCCAAAGGGGACAAACTTTTGCTTCAATTCGTCTTGGAGTTCCTAAAGTCGCCCGCCGGGTTGAAACAGATGGAACGTCGCATGACTGGTGGTTTGTATCCTGCCATTACGCAAGATGAACTGGAACAAATACGAATTCCTGTACCCCCACTTTCAACACAGCGTCAGATTTTGGAACGAATAGGCAAGCGGCGTGAGAAAATTAATACTTTAAAGGCAGAGGCCAAGAGACGATCTGAGGCGGCCAAAGAGGACGTAGAAGCAATGATCCTGGGTGTAAAGTAG
- a CDS encoding RNA polymerase sigma factor translates to MIDQTDKHIQPEPQTYDLKEVITSNSQAIYRLCYRLTGNVEDAKDLTQEVFIRAYKGLDGFRGQSEIKTWLYRIAINLGSSWRKKEAFSSISMDEIPEPSAPDGQDSEKVRAVKKAVSELPYKQRMVFVMHQYEGFKHEEIAKMTGRTEGSVKANYHQAVEKLKISLKDLI, encoded by the coding sequence ATGATCGATCAGACGGACAAGCACATACAACCAGAGCCTCAAACGTATGATCTAAAAGAGGTTATAACATCCAACAGCCAGGCTATCTATCGCCTGTGTTATCGGCTGACCGGCAACGTGGAGGATGCCAAGGACCTTACCCAGGAGGTGTTCATCAGGGCTTACAAGGGGCTGGACGGATTTAGGGGACAATCCGAGATCAAGACCTGGCTGTACCGGATAGCCATTAATTTGGGATCCAGCTGGCGCAAGAAAGAGGCCTTCAGCTCAATATCTATGGACGAGATCCCGGAACCGTCGGCCCCGGACGGGCAGGACAGCGAAAAGGTCAGGGCGGTCAAAAAAGCGGTCAGCGAACTGCCCTACAAACAGAGGATGGTCTTCGTGATGCACCAGTACGAGGGGTTCAAGCACGAGGAAATTGCCAAGATGACCGGAAGGACCGAGGGCAGTGTCAAGGCCAACTACCACCAGGCGGTGGAAAAACTGAAAATAAGCTTAAAAGACCTGATCTGA
- a CDS encoding Hsp20/alpha crystallin family protein: protein MSEDDVKFVKVIRQDLGRLFQDLGQLAHPSYHLNDQAAWQPYADVYETEQEFVIKLELAGVAKGDIAITLINDSLCIRGLRRELAHGDGKRWYHKMEIIQGQFEKMVSLPQGIASDQIKSSFSNGVLDIRLPKDIKRTVEVPVE from the coding sequence ATGTCCGAAGACGATGTAAAATTTGTCAAGGTCATCCGGCAGGATCTGGGCAGGCTCTTTCAGGACCTGGGACAGCTGGCCCATCCCTCGTACCACCTGAACGACCAGGCGGCCTGGCAGCCCTATGCCGACGTTTACGAGACCGAGCAGGAGTTCGTGATCAAGCTGGAACTGGCCGGGGTGGCCAAAGGCGACATCGCCATCACCCTGATCAACGACAGCCTCTGCATCCGGGGCTTGCGGCGGGAGCTGGCCCACGGGGACGGGAAAAGGTGGTACCACAAGATGGAGATCATCCAGGGCCAGTTCGAGAAAATGGTGTCCCTGCCCCAGGGGATCGCATCCGACCAGATCAAATCCAGTTTCAGCAACGGGGTACTGGACATCAGGCTGCCCAAGGACATCAAGCGGACGGTGGAGGTCCCGGTGGAATAG
- the lon gene encoding endopeptidase La produces the protein MPEETKDTKENKDIKIPSELAILPVKGQVVYPYLIIPLVITNERMIKLTDEALTGSKIVGLCTQVRQDTDDPKPDEIYQFGTAALIIKMLRFPDGSIRLLVQGLNRIRLAKFTQVEPYFKARVEVIKEKSRKTIESEALMRNVSSLFQKIINLAPYLPDELQTVALNVEDPSKLADLVASNLNLSVAERQTILETVEPKERLEKLIPMLTKELSILELGDKIRGQVKAEMDKDQRNYFLREQIKAIQRELGEGDEYSVEINTLRDKIEKANFSPEALKAAKEELDRMARMPPHAAEYTVSRTYIDWMLNLPWTKSTVDNMDIIEARKILDQDHYDLVKVKDRIVEYLAVRKLKNDAKGPILCFVGPPGVGKTSLGRSIARALGRKFYRMSLGGVRDEAEIRGFRRTYIGSMPGRVIQGLKACGSNNPVFMLDEVDKIGQDFRGDPAAALLEVLDPEQNFSFADHYLDVPFDLSKVMFITTANITDPIPSALKDRMEVLELSGYIEEEKLQIAVNYLVPRQVKENGLKPEQIEIPEATIRRIISEYTRESGVRNLEREIASVCRKIAKDVASGKDKKRVITPAVLPDLLGPQKIFPELAERAGEVGVATGLAWTSVGGEILFIESTKMPGKKGMQLTGSLGEVMKESAMAALSYVRSNAAKYQVDPKFFDRYDIHVHIPSGAIPKDGPSAGVTLAASLVSLLSNRPVKHYLAMTGEITLRGKVMPVGGIKEKVIAAQRAGIKEVIIPKQNQKDLEEVPDYVKKKLQFHYAETVDQVMKLAFEDRRRKKMEVQPQSDALSLSKRHKGTKFTK, from the coding sequence ATGCCCGAAGAAACCAAAGATACCAAGGAAAACAAGGACATCAAGATCCCGTCCGAGCTGGCCATCTTGCCGGTCAAGGGACAGGTGGTGTACCCCTACCTGATCATCCCCCTGGTGATCACCAACGAGCGGATGATCAAGCTGACCGACGAGGCGCTGACCGGCTCCAAGATCGTGGGCCTGTGCACCCAGGTGCGCCAGGACACCGACGACCCCAAGCCGGACGAGATCTACCAGTTCGGCACCGCCGCCCTGATCATCAAGATGCTGCGCTTTCCCGACGGCAGCATCCGCCTGCTGGTCCAGGGGCTTAACCGGATCCGGCTGGCCAAGTTCACCCAGGTAGAGCCATATTTCAAGGCCAGGGTGGAGGTCATCAAGGAAAAGTCCCGGAAGACCATCGAGTCCGAGGCCCTGATGCGCAATGTCTCCAGCCTATTCCAGAAGATCATCAACCTGGCGCCCTACCTGCCGGACGAACTGCAGACCGTGGCCCTGAATGTGGAGGACCCCTCCAAGCTGGCCGACCTGGTGGCCTCCAACCTCAACCTGAGCGTGGCCGAGCGCCAGACAATCCTGGAGACGGTGGAGCCCAAGGAGCGTTTGGAAAAGCTGATACCGATGCTGACCAAGGAGCTGTCCATCCTGGAGCTGGGCGACAAGATCCGGGGCCAGGTCAAGGCCGAGATGGACAAGGACCAGCGCAACTATTTTCTGAGGGAGCAGATCAAGGCCATCCAGCGGGAGCTGGGCGAGGGGGACGAGTACTCGGTGGAGATCAACACCCTGCGGGATAAGATAGAAAAGGCCAACTTCAGCCCCGAGGCCCTTAAGGCCGCCAAGGAGGAGCTGGACCGCATGGCCCGGATGCCCCCCCACGCCGCGGAATACACGGTCTCCCGCACCTACATCGACTGGATGCTGAACCTGCCCTGGACCAAGTCCACCGTGGACAACATGGATATCATCGAAGCCCGCAAGATTCTGGACCAGGACCACTACGACCTGGTCAAGGTCAAGGACCGGATCGTGGAGTACCTGGCGGTGCGCAAGCTGAAGAACGACGCCAAGGGGCCCATCCTCTGCTTTGTGGGGCCGCCGGGCGTGGGCAAGACCAGCCTGGGCCGTTCCATCGCCCGGGCCCTGGGCCGCAAATTCTACCGGATGTCGCTGGGCGGGGTGCGGGACGAGGCCGAGATCCGGGGCTTCCGCCGTACCTACATCGGCTCCATGCCCGGCCGGGTGATCCAGGGGCTAAAGGCTTGCGGCTCCAACAACCCTGTTTTCATGCTGGACGAGGTGGACAAGATCGGCCAGGACTTTAGGGGCGACCCGGCCGCGGCCCTGCTGGAGGTGCTGGACCCCGAGCAGAATTTTTCCTTTGCCGACCATTATCTGGACGTGCCTTTCGACCTGTCCAAGGTGATGTTCATCACCACCGCCAACATCACCGATCCCATTCCCTCGGCCTTAAAGGACCGGATGGAGGTGCTGGAGCTTTCTGGCTACATCGAGGAAGAAAAACTGCAGATCGCCGTCAATTACCTGGTGCCCCGCCAGGTCAAGGAGAACGGGCTGAAACCGGAGCAGATAGAGATCCCGGAAGCCACCATCAGAAGGATAATCTCCGAATACACCCGCGAGTCCGGGGTCCGCAATCTGGAGCGGGAGATCGCCTCGGTCTGCCGCAAGATAGCCAAGGACGTGGCTTCGGGCAAGGACAAGAAGCGGGTGATAACCCCGGCGGTGCTGCCGGACCTGCTGGGCCCCCAAAAGATTTTTCCCGAGCTGGCCGAGCGGGCCGGCGAGGTGGGGGTGGCCACCGGCCTGGCCTGGACCTCGGTGGGCGGGGAGATCCTGTTCATCGAATCCACCAAGATGCCGGGCAAGAAGGGCATGCAGCTGACCGGCAGCCTGGGCGAGGTGATGAAGGAATCGGCCATGGCCGCCCTGTCCTATGTCCGCTCCAACGCCGCCAAATACCAGGTGGACCCCAAATTCTTCGACCGCTACGACATTCACGTTCACATTCCCTCGGGCGCCATCCCCAAGGACGGGCCCTCGGCCGGGGTGACTCTGGCCGCTTCGCTGGTCTCGCTGTTGTCCAACCGCCCGGTCAAACACTACCTGGCCATGACCGGAGAGATAACCCTGCGGGGCAAGGTGATGCCGGTGGGGGGGATCAAGGAAAAAGTGATAGCCGCCCAGCGGGCCGGGATCAAGGAAGTGATCATCCCCAAGCAGAACCAGAAGGACCTGGAGGAGGTTCCGGATTACGTCAAGAAGAAACTCCAGTTCCATTACGCCGAAACGGTGGACCAGGTGATGAAGCTGGCCTTTGAGGACCGGCGCCGGAAGAAAATGGAGGTTCAACCACAAAGCGATGCGCTGAGTTTATCGAAGCGGCACAAAGGCACCAAATTTACCAAATAG
- a CDS encoding DUF4357 domain-containing protein, with translation MGHKYKGQLVCQHLKNIAREVLEKYQDIIRSYVIGRHGIYALYHNDKLYYVGLASNLRNRLKHHLKDRHAQNWNRFSIYFTLSGEHLKDLESLLISVAHPPGNKQGGNFIRSEDLKRQFRKQISVCQQQELRGLFNEKTKASKVRAVHRDGRKTTLAKHLNKRIHIRFVYKGKLYIAHVRRDGTITFAADSAEAKRLKDKEYSSPSMAAAAITKRTMNGWSSWKYERSPGEWVLIDELRKK, from the coding sequence ATGGGTCATAAATACAAAGGCCAACTTGTATGCCAACATCTGAAAAACATAGCTCGTGAAGTGTTGGAGAAATACCAAGACATCATTCGCAGTTATGTTATTGGTAGACATGGAATATACGCACTGTACCACAATGATAAACTATATTATGTTGGACTGGCTTCAAATTTACGTAATCGTTTGAAGCACCATTTAAAAGACCGCCATGCACAAAACTGGAATCGGTTTAGCATTTATTTCACGTTAAGTGGCGAGCATTTGAAAGACCTGGAATCACTTCTCATCAGCGTTGCGCATCCGCCAGGCAATAAACAAGGCGGCAACTTCATACGTTCGGAAGATCTGAAAAGACAATTCAGGAAACAAATATCCGTTTGTCAACAGCAAGAACTTAGAGGTCTCTTCAATGAGAAAACGAAAGCAAGCAAGGTTAGGGCCGTTCATAGGGATGGTCGTAAAACAACACTGGCAAAGCACCTAAACAAACGCATCCATATCAGATTCGTATATAAAGGGAAATTGTACATTGCCCACGTGCGAAGGGATGGCACAATAACTTTCGCAGCAGACAGCGCCGAAGCAAAGCGACTGAAAGACAAGGAATACAGTTCGCCCTCAATGGCTGCCGCCGCCATTACGAAGCGCACAATGAATGGTTGGAGCAGTTGGAAATACGAACGGTCGCCGGGTGAATGGGTTTTAATTGACGAACTCAGGAAGAAATAA
- a CDS encoding integration host factor subunit beta: MTKADLVKIVCDKTGFTQRDAKIIVDSFLDSIMQTLSEGKNIEIRGFGRFKIKERKPRLARNPRRPTETVQIPARLTPVFQASNELKAMVMQK; this comes from the coding sequence ATGACAAAGGCTGACCTGGTGAAGATAGTCTGCGACAAAACAGGTTTTACCCAGCGCGATGCCAAGATCATCGTTGATTCGTTCCTGGATTCCATCATGCAGACGCTGTCCGAGGGGAAGAACATCGAGATCAGGGGCTTTGGACGATTCAAGATAAAGGAACGCAAACCCCGGCTGGCCCGCAACCCCCGCCGGCCGACGGAGACGGTGCAGATACCGGCCCGGCTGACCCCGGTCTTCCAGGCTTCCAACGAACTCAAAGCCATGGTAATGCAAAAATAA
- a CDS encoding N-6 DNA methylase, protein MKRPKIKEPRPDYVAESGATIKREGGKIWSPVRQKWLVETPEEYVRQEYLLILLHEYGFKVDQIAEEETVTGRGSGKARADFVVWRSAQDKTDRKPPLIIVECKSDNVTIRHQDYAQGDNYARLTDAPFVVTHNNMETKFWRVRKDKMPGYLDEIIDIPHVDATNKQIEELLSRLKIFKENEFADLLHDCHNVIRNREHLDPAAAFDEIAKVLFVKVWVEREMKAKRRRVNLFTADFLDEQLGKHPLDDLFQRTKEAYAADRIFANDDCINMKPTTGREIVRLLEKYNLSDTSEDVKGIAFERFLGKTFRGEIGQFFTPRTIVEYMIRMLAPREGDVVCDPASGSGGFLIRFFELVRQQILADVDRQYQSYTKELQGKKLTEAKRAELLRNKYTELQATIDQRQRDSRLWKLANRCIYGTDANDRMARTSKMNMIMHGDGHGGVHHHNGFINVNGIFEGRFDLILTNPPFGANVEPSDQVTDADVSVSDEELRRYTETYGQIYREAQARVNAAKNKPIASLFELPSRNGGKVGKVKTEILFIERCLSLLKPGGRMGIVLPEGIFNNPSLAYVREFCEDRARILAVVSLPQETFYSSGASVKASLLFLWKYTEKEAADFVAKRDKAQAEVKAKYAPAIQAETARFQAKIDATKTAKDVKHRQVAQRQLAEYLSAMEEKQIREARALLKERFDYPIFLYEAEKVGITATGELDINELYPNANMPIGTKPENTCLELYWRFFRNPKVFVKNRGNQ, encoded by the coding sequence ATGAAGCGACCAAAAATAAAAGAACCACGACCAGATTATGTCGCCGAAAGTGGAGCGACTATAAAGCGAGAAGGCGGTAAGATATGGAGTCCCGTTCGCCAAAAGTGGCTGGTTGAAACCCCCGAGGAATATGTCCGGCAGGAATATCTATTGATCCTTCTCCATGAATATGGCTTCAAGGTTGATCAGATAGCCGAGGAAGAGACCGTCACGGGCCGAGGTTCAGGAAAAGCCCGTGCCGATTTTGTTGTCTGGCGAAGTGCCCAGGATAAAACCGACCGTAAACCACCATTGATAATCGTTGAATGTAAATCTGATAACGTAACGATCCGCCACCAGGATTATGCCCAAGGTGATAATTATGCCCGGCTGACCGATGCGCCATTTGTTGTCACGCATAACAACATGGAAACCAAATTCTGGCGCGTTCGTAAAGATAAGATGCCAGGCTATCTGGATGAAATCATAGATATACCCCATGTCGATGCAACCAATAAGCAAATTGAAGAATTATTATCCCGCCTGAAGATTTTTAAGGAAAATGAGTTCGCCGATTTGCTCCACGATTGCCATAATGTCATACGTAACCGAGAACATCTGGACCCGGCGGCAGCTTTTGATGAAATCGCCAAGGTGCTTTTCGTCAAGGTATGGGTAGAACGAGAGATGAAGGCCAAACGTCGTCGCGTTAATCTTTTTACTGCAGATTTTCTAGATGAACAGCTAGGTAAACATCCATTGGACGACTTGTTCCAGCGTACCAAAGAAGCATATGCCGCTGATCGCATCTTTGCTAATGATGATTGCATCAATATGAAACCCACAACGGGCCGTGAAATAGTACGGCTTTTGGAAAAATACAATTTGTCCGATACTAGTGAGGACGTAAAGGGCATTGCTTTTGAGCGTTTTCTGGGAAAGACCTTCAGGGGTGAGATAGGCCAATTCTTTACCCCCAGGACCATAGTTGAATATATGATTAGGATGCTTGCTCCAAGGGAAGGTGACGTGGTTTGCGATCCAGCCAGTGGTTCCGGTGGTTTTCTGATCCGGTTCTTTGAACTGGTGCGGCAACAAATACTGGCCGATGTTGACCGTCAGTACCAATCCTATACGAAAGAGCTGCAAGGAAAGAAATTGACTGAGGCCAAACGGGCTGAACTATTACGTAATAAATATACCGAACTCCAGGCCACCATAGACCAACGCCAACGTGATTCCCGTTTATGGAAACTGGCCAATCGTTGCATCTATGGTACCGACGCTAATGACCGTATGGCGCGTACCAGCAAGATGAATATGATCATGCATGGCGATGGCCACGGCGGAGTCCACCACCACAATGGGTTCATCAATGTCAATGGCATTTTTGAAGGCCGTTTTGATCTGATACTGACTAACCCGCCTTTTGGGGCCAATGTGGAGCCGTCTGACCAAGTAACGGATGCCGATGTGTCGGTCAGTGATGAAGAACTCCGCCGTTATACCGAAACCTATGGTCAGATTTACCGCGAGGCGCAGGCCCGGGTAAATGCAGCCAAGAATAAGCCCATTGCTTCGCTTTTTGAACTACCTTCCAGAAATGGCGGAAAGGTGGGCAAGGTGAAAACTGAAATCCTATTCATAGAACGCTGTCTATCCCTGCTCAAGCCTGGTGGTCGCATGGGTATTGTGCTACCAGAAGGCATTTTTAATAATCCGTCTTTGGCCTACGTCCGCGAGTTCTGTGAAGATCGCGCCCGCATTCTGGCGGTGGTGAGCCTGCCGCAAGAAACATTTTATTCCTCCGGGGCTTCGGTAAAGGCTTCCCTGTTGTTTTTATGGAAATACACTGAGAAAGAAGCCGCTGATTTCGTTGCAAAGCGCGATAAGGCCCAAGCAGAAGTTAAGGCCAAGTATGCTCCAGCTATTCAAGCTGAAACGGCTAGGTTTCAAGCTAAGATTGATGCAACCAAAACTGCTAAGGATGTAAAGCATCGCCAGGTTGCCCAGCGCCAGCTTGCTGAATACCTGTCAGCAATGGAGGAAAAGCAAATTCGTGAAGCCAGGGCACTTCTGAAGGAGAGGTTTGACTATCCTATTTTCCTATATGAAGCTGAAAAGGTTGGTATAACAGCCACTGGTGAATTGGACATCAATGAATTATATCCCAACGCCAATATGCCGATTGGGACAAAACCGGAAAATACTTGTCTTGAGCTTTATTGGCGTTTCTTTAGAAATCCGAAAGTATTTGTCAAAAATAGGGGCAACCAATGA
- a CDS encoding zinc ribbon domain-containing protein gives MPIYEFECRQCQHKFDQLMRASDPDPKCPECQSAAVEKLFSAFGCKSQNGFVSSSSKSGCHSCSSHNCGSCH, from the coding sequence ATGCCGATATACGAATTCGAGTGCCGGCAGTGTCAGCACAAATTTGACCAGTTAATGCGGGCTTCCGATCCCGATCCCAAGTGTCCGGAATGCCAAAGCGCCGCGGTGGAAAAACTTTTTTCAGCCTTCGGCTGCAAGAGCCAAAACGGTTTTGTTTCCTCGTCTTCGAAGTCCGGATGCCACAGCTGCTCCTCGCATAACTGCGGGAGCTGCCACTGA